The region ataacggaaatgggtaatcgggtttgtttggtttgataaagctaataacttatttattgtgggttgaaaaccctatgtgctcaccaggctcccaagcctgacccactcagtttcttatattacaggtagtgacgcatgagcatagatgtgatgtcttggaatGAGAGGTTAATGGATTTTAGgactgtaaatacggaataatgtagtaaggcctatactgtattgtttatgcttatgatctgtatcgaacatgacatcccgagtctttttaaatgaaatacatttctacggaaatgtttttgataaatctttatcatattttgttttgggacaaattccacaacacttttatttaaaatattactctggtttttaaacaaagcataaacaaaatcggtcttttctgaccgtgaaaatggggatgacACATCATTTTTTGACTTTAGTATGTTATGGTTCATTGTTTGACTTTAGTATGTTACAGTTTagttatgttatggattgtttTCTTAGATGCAATTATGTTATATGAATTTATATGTTATGGAATGTTATGCTTTTAGTATTTACATGTTacagtttgttatgttattgattaaaatgtaatttgtatttgacatctaaCATGACACATGGATAAAGAAGgtgattttttataatttattatattatCGTGGTATTGGTTGATGTTGGTCCGACAAAGGAAAAGaataattaaaagaataagaGCTAGTGAACAGGTAGCAAAGGGGTAAGTGTATACGCAAGATTTGATACACGGATGTCCTATACAATGTTTCGATATGATACGTCTTTCACAAGATGCATTTGTACTATTATGCAATCACTTTACAGAAAGAAATTGGTTGCAATCTAGTAGGACGATAAGCGTTGAAGATAAGATGgctatgtttttacatgttatagGACATAATGAACGTTTTCAAGCTGTTAAAGAAAGATTTCATCACTCCACACAAACAattcatcaatgttttcatgAGGTCTTACGTGCAATGACGTGTTTTGCACGATAAATTATAGTATTGACCTCGTCTAATGCAACAAGAAATACATCAGAATGATATAGCCGGCTAAGCAGATATTTCCCGGAGCAATAGGTGCACTAGATGGAACACTTGTACGTGCAGTTGTGCCTGTTAATCAACAAACTCGTTataggggaagaggaaaaggtgaatgttatcaaaatgtaattggaatttgtaattttgatatgatattcacctttgtATGGGCTGGATGGGAGGGCATAACAcatgattcaaaagttttgaaagaagttgcatttaaCCCGACTTTCGGATTTCCATTCCCTCCACCAGGTTTGTAACTTTACTATAcgttttttgatatatatatttttatttatatgataaatttgTCATACATCTACAGGtaaatattacctttgtgatgccGCATACACCAACACTCGTGGATTTATGGCTCCCTACCGCAatactaggtattggttagccgattttcgaagaaacagagctttaactaaggaagaaaggttcaatcatgctcatgcacaacttagaaattacattgaacgtgcttatggtgtattgaaGGCGAGATTTCCAATTTTAAAACAAATGACTCCTTATCCTTTTCCAGTGCAAGGAGACATAGTCATTGCTTGTGTTgcggtccataattttataagaaaatacgaTATTGAAGATGAATTATTTACGAGCTTTGAACAAAACACTATGTTTACTCCTAATGTGGGtggtggaggaaatgatggtcaaAACATAGAAGACATAGAATGGGGTTCAGAAGTCGTTGACTATATGACTACTTTGCGTGACCAGATTGCTAATCAGTTACTTTCAAATGGTTCACGTTAAATTGTGtatttttttattatgtatgacaatttgtatttggattttgtattacattttgtatttggattttaattgatgtatgtttaatttggattttatatgataatttgtgtttttataatttttttatccaACACAAAAGACAACAcaagggtaatatggtcattttttCATTCAGCACAACCATTCAGATAAATAATCAAACAGCATAAACTCAGTCAAATATGGACTCAGTTAGCATTTCTAACCCCATCAGCTCTAACccagtcagcaactatcaaacgactcTTACTTCCGTTATGCCAAaatatttatacttttaaaatttttaaaatcaaATGTGCTACAAAAGCAGTATCGATATAATTCTGTAATTTGCTACTATTGGCGATACATCGTGCTTGTTTACTAACCTTAATATAATAAACAGATGCAATTGTTTTTTGTTAGCATGTTTTATTACGGTTTATTTGTGTACGACACAATTAGGGGTTGTTTGATTTGGTGTTGGCCGGGTCCGGTCAGAAGTTTTTGTTTGACTCGGTCCAGTTGGAGCGTTTGATTTGTATCTGACCCAACGCACACTCCTGACTCGATCCAAAAAAATGACTGACTCGGTCCCCTTAAAAAAGATAGCTGACCGGGTGATTGAAGAAAACAACATTATTTACCTCGCATTTTACGGATCGACATTGCCCATAAAAATCAAAATCCAAATGAAGTTTCTTGCATCACGAGAAACACAGAATTTCTAGAAACACTGTGAAGACCGGAGACCTATCTAAAAGAAAAAAGAGATACAATTGCTGAGACTCTGAGAGTTTACTTTCGTTAAAAAAAATTGCTGACATATCTAAAATCAAAGAATTTCATACTGTCGTCTTGAGATCCTAGACTCATGTCGATGCCGTCGAAAAAAATACACACCAAAACTCcccaaattttgaaataaaaatgtTTGATCTTCATCAGAAATCAAACCTTAAGGTTGGAACTCAACTTCAAATTTGGTATTTGTTTGAATCGCTGAAATGCACACCACGAATCGCTGATATGCACACCACGAGGGAGTAGGGGTAGGAGACGGAGGAATATTATGTCGGCAGATGGAAAATATGGTTTAGGGTTTGATATATGAGAAAACATGGAAATAGGGAGATACTTTAGGTGGGATGATATATGGGATAAAGTTaacatttctttttcttttgttttataatttataatttattattaataaataaaggataagtGCCATCCATAGTatgaataagtttttttttttttttttttttttaatttattaataataaataaatgataAGTAAGGGCAAACTATAATAATTAATTTCTAAAAGCTAAATgatgaataaaaaaataaaattatgaaaattaatGAGATAAAATAACGTGTTCTAAATATAAGGttaaaatggttatttttatCATTCAGCATAGCCAGTCACATATATAATCAAACAATATGGTTCCAGTCAGTTTCAGACCCAGTCAGCTTGAAACTCAATCAGACTTCTGACTCAGTCAGATCTGACTCAATCAGTGACTATCAAACGGCCTCTTACTTCAAAAACCATCCATGTAATAACATTTGATTGTTTGagatcaattttttttctttgttgtttaactagttgtgaaacccgtatattatacgggttgattaaaacaaaatgttaaatagaaacgattaaatgagaagtttatttgaattcgaaatttgaaataaataaaaattatgagaagaaaaacatgcaaaaaataaataaattaaaattattgtttagttatcagacccgtatactaaataggttaattataacaaaatgttaaacacaaaggtttaatctgtaaatttatttgaaattgaaattgaagtttaaaatttaaaatttgaaattaatatcattatggtaagtttaatttatggaaactaattaataatatattagaaatggaaaatgaaataaatgacaagtggaaaataaatatatctctaatttatgacaaaatgacatgtggcaaattgaatgagagaaggacatgtggcaaaatcattcttatttattagggtagattttttttttatagttttactaggtgtgaaacccgtgtattacacgggttgatttaaaaaaaaattaacattaaagtgtaaatataaaatattttttaatgtataactttaaaataaagaagatacatatttattgtaatttaatatcatatatatcatatttactactttacatatataagtatatgattttaattttaaaaattgaaataaaccaaaaattgacaagtggataatatttatttctaaaataccacaaaatgacaagtgtcaaaattaatgagagattgacatgtggcaaaaaaatcttcatttatctaccctaataaataagaatgattttgccacatgttcttctctcattcaatttgccacatatcattttgtcataatttagagatatatttttttttcacttgtcatttatttcattttccatttctaatatattattaattagttttcataaattaaacttaccgtaatgatattaatttcaaattttaaattttaaatttcaattttaatttcaaataaatttacaatttaaacctttgtgtttaacattttgttataattaacctgtttaATATACGtgtctgataactaaacaataattttaatttatttattttttgcatgttttttttctcataatttttatttatttcaaatttcgaattcaaataaacttctcatttaatcgtttctatttaacattttgttttaatcaacccgtataacatacgggtttcacaactagttaaGGAGGATGTTTAAAttgctttattttaaaatagCTAATGCGTATTTCCATCACAACACATCTTTTTTGTTGACAAAAAAACATtgtttatcataaaacaatatgtTAATCACTTATAATTAATCTGTAAAACAGATAATGATATACATTTGACCATGTAGAGTTAAAACATAATGTATATCAATTTATCATAATTGAATAAAGTAAATTATCTTCTGCGAAAGCATAATGTCATGTTTttcttaattatttataaaaaattaacgaatttaaaaataatttaggGTGATTTTAAACTCACGAACACAAATTTGAACTCACAGTCACGAACCATTATCAGTTTCTTTCACTTTGATTTATCCATAATAAAGGATAAGAACTTGGCAtagaaataaataattatgtAGCAACTTTTTTTGGGTAATACCGGATATACTCGACCTAATACCCAAATTTCAATACAATTTGGAAATAggttactctttttttttttttttttttttttaaatttgaaaaacccAAACCATTTGAACCCATAAGTTGTACCCGATCAACATCCATGCTCTCAACCCCCAAGTACCAGCCACAAACCAAATTGTTTACCTCGATTTCACTGAATCATAAATAGAACAACGGATTTATGCAACGCCAACCCAACTAAATTATTTGGAATTGTAGGTCAAACTATGCACTAAAGAAAAAGTCTGTGATTCCAATCAACATTTACACGTTAGAAAGAGTGGGAACAACAATTCCTTCCCTCCAAACAAAGTCTTGGCAAGACAAAAGGCTAACGCCATCCATTTCTTTCAATTATACTCTCTCACTCAACATGTtctgaccaaaatacccttcacaTCTTTATCACACGTTCCAACCCCAATGCATACCGCATACTCATTACTTTTGTGATCCCCAAGTTGGTTTTGTAAATTGCATAGAAGacaagggtatttttggaaatgaACTTGTCAAATATGTGTTGTGTAAAGCAAGGGCATTTTGGAAATTGACTTGTGAGAATGTGCTATATAAAGATGTGAAATAGGTTTCCATTTGCCACTTCATTTCTCACAAAAATGAAAGATGATAAAATGGAATTACAACTCCTTCCTACACCACACACAAGAGCCACTTTGTCACGTGTTCCATCGTGGTCATCAAACTCGATAAGATTCCAATCAAACGACATGCGGTGTCCTTCGGATGTTGCAGGTCCTTCATTAGACCTGCAACTATCCAACAGTTTCCAACCAGCTGAGTCGGAAACTGTTGGACACACGGGTTCCACGGAAGCACCGAAATGGCAAGCAGATCAAATTCAAAGCGCGTCGACAACGGAGAAGGCGCACATAGAGCGTATTAGGGAGATGACTCAACGAGAAATGGAGTTGGCACAAGCAGAGTTGTTGTATGCGAGGAATATGTGGGAGAGAACACAAAAGGAGGTAGAGAGGGTGGAAAAACTGAAAGCAAAAGCAACACGTTATATTGATTCAACTTGTAAAGAGATTACTTGTCAAGCTTGTAGACAAATATTTCGACCTTAAGTGATTTTAAATATACGAAATCATTAGCAAAAACCCATACCTGTAAGTAATTTAGTATTTACCACTCCGTTGTAGTTTGGGTGTCAATTGTTTGAGTCGAGTTACTAAGGTATGGCATAACCGTGACACAATTTGGTGGTAATGTCTAGTGGTTGTTGCCTTGTTGGGTTTATAAGGTTGGAATTGGAATTGTTTCTAAATTAACAACCATACAAATCTCAAAGAAACGTGCGGATAGTCGTTTTTTaacatgtttttatattataattttataattaaataagacATTTAATTACTAAAAATATGTTTGATTTAGTGGTACCTTGTTTCCTATTCTGTAACCACGTTGACTATAAACTTATATGATACACCATTAAATATTGATGGAAAAAGTATGTTTTCAAAGATACAAATTAACTGAAAATATGCTCTGTTCACATGTAATTTGTCTCTTTTAAAATACATCGAAATTTGGACAAGTGGTTTCTAAGACATGGGTTGAATTTCAAAGTATTCCATTTAAGGTTGctataaattttcaaattttcatcaTATGAATAATTTGTCTATAAAGGTTATTGTCCTAGCGTGAAGATTGTGGGTGAAAAGTATCCTTACATGGGTGAACTTGGTTGACATGGATGTTGATGTTGAATCGACTTTGTGTCCATTATGCGAATAGTCTATTGAGATAGTAGATCATCTTGTTCTTAGTTGCCTGATAGTGATTGCTAACACTATTTGGAATTTGAAAGATAATGGGGAACCGATTGATTTTCCTATGGTTGTTGGTTGGGACAAAGTTACTTTTAACCCAGAGCAAAGTTTTGATGTGGTCATTCTTATAAGGCATTTGATGCTTTGGAGTTTTTGTAATAAAACACTGAAGCGTTTGAAAAAACGGATATCTTTGACAATTTTGTCTCTCGTTCATTTTTTTCCTCTCGAATAGGAATAAAATGTAATTTAAACAATGTTGGTTGGACAATCCTAGTTTAGCCATTTATATTATGTAatgttcattttttttctttcgcCTTGGTAGTTTTCTATTAATATTGTGTCGTTGTAATaaaaaagttttgtaagtttAGTTAATGAGTGATTTAAGCGGTCCACCTCAAATTTGAATAAATTTATATAGTTAAaatgttttgtgatgaatatttATCTTTAAATACATACATAAAATACATTTAAAAGCATAATGACACTTGTATCTATTTTCTTAAAAAGAAAAAGTATCATAATTAACAGATttagacaacacttcgttacaaAAATCAAATTATTGTGAACTGTAAGATCCTGTTTAATTTGTTTACATATAACAGTTGTTTTTTTTGATAAAAGGCAATAATTCCATTCTTTCCACTTTACACCCAGCTTTGTAGCTCCATTCAACCAACTACCCACTACCCATGTCCCCTTTTGTGATTTAATTCCAAGCACTAGAAGATACAATCTTTCTATTCTCCATTCCTTTTCATTGAATCATTTTGAACGATTGAACACGGATTCAAAGTATTATATTTTTAGAGAACTCTCAAAACATACTTTTCTACGTGTGTCGAGTACAATCAAACATGTGGATCGATATCTAAGTTGCCTATATAATTCTTGAAAAGGATGTATCAAATCAAGAAGATCGAAGACCTTGTGTTGGGGGGCAAATGTTGCACTGCCGTTTCCTCAGATGAGGGCATAACTCCTTTGATCCCGCATGATTTGTAAACTAGAATTAATGAAAGAATTGTGATGCTTGGTTGAACATAGGAAAaattatttaactaaaatatttaaaCTTATGACTTTTTTATTATAGCGACTCGTTTAAGAATCTTGTGACACTTGATTAGGACAATCCATATATGGTTGAAGTATTTGGTGTGATCCACCACGTGGTGTTCCTTCTTTCCCAATGCAATATTTGTTACAATGATTTCGATAATTGTTATGGGCGCAATTGAAATTGGGAAGGGACAAAGGATGGTGGAAGTGTATGTGCCATGTGATGACTTAGATTAGTTCTCCTTTTCAATTTCAGTGTTTATCTTTAATTTCAAAGTACAAACAAAGGGAGAACTTTACCTTCCTTAGGAAATAGAGATGGATCATTTGGCATCTTTATAAGTGATTAAAGCAAACCTTGAAAAGCATATTAGCGATATTTGATTtgataatagttttttttaaacaTCTAAAAATTTATTAAAAACAACCATGAGTTAGAGGAACCAAAAACCTATCAAAAGAATCAATCACAATTGTCTCAAAAATAATACTTTTTTATGCTTTGGGACTGAAAAACCATGGTGTTTCCATACCTCCATAACATCCATATCGTTGTCAATACAATAACTTCAAGCGTCTTTCGCTTCCGCATCGTCACTCGAATCGATACATTAATAGTTAATGTTAGATTTTGGGGTCTTAAGAATATCAATTTACTTGGATATTTTTAGGATCTGCATTGCAATCACTTTCCAAATTTTCTGATTTCGACTATATAACATGGGGTATCATGAAATCAGATTTTGGATAATCCAAAGAACGAAAATTCAAAAGTCATACCACTTTTAAATCAGAAACACAGAAAAATACCTTATTGTTTTGTGTTCTCGAAGAGATGGGTAGAATCAGAAGAATGATTTTCAAGAGTATCTATGTTCCAACCGAATTTTGGAACTTCAATCATCCTTAAATAGATAAGGGTATCATGAAATCAGGTTGAAAGTTGGTTGACGGAAGTTACATGTATTTGGCGTCGAAATGAGTTGGTTATTATCACATAACCAACTCATGACATCATCATGATATCACTACTAGTTTTGGTGAGAATTTACATGGTTGGACCCTTTCCAAATACAAACATCATTTTAGGTTTCGGGATGTTGCCCCTAGACCCCCCATGGGCGCAACCCCTTGGAACCCTGCACCCAAGGGCTATGCCCCTAGGCCCCCGTAAATGGAGGGTTACAAGGGGTTGCGCCCCATGGGGGGTCTAGGGGCAACACCCACCTCATGTCTTTGTTAGTAAATGGAGCTTAGTCTAtctcaatattaataataataactacacTAAAATATGTTAATAACATTAAAATCACCAACAGTTAAATGGGGATGGAAGATCCATCCACTTAGAAATCTTCAACTACACATGGTTTGCTACATCACACCCTACAAACACATGATTAGTATTTAGGGGTGACAATTCTCGACACAACACGAACCATACACGATAATAAACATGTACGAGTTGAGATTTCTGAATCGCTAACCCGTAACATAAGCAGATAGTGTTTGGGTTAGTTAATGGATTCAAggttcaacccgccaacccgtttaatttgtttattattgtttttaaGTTTTTAAAGGGTATTGTCGTTTTAAAGTAGACTCCCTTATATATGCTTCACCATTAGGTGAAGAAGCATATACATTTTGCTTACATTCACAAACATTGTTGCATAACCTCTCTTGGGCATCCTAAAATGAGTATGAGAAAATTTGAACCCACAACCTCTTTATAGGAAGATTCAACGTATAATATATTTGATTTAAGTTATGTGACTATGTGTATCACTCCACCTGTTCTTTTCTTCTCCTTATTTATTTCATTCCCCTATTTGTTTTTCAATCCCTCATTAATTCAAAACCCCAGTTGCATCCAACCCATCTTGTTACTATTTCCATCTATGGCAAGACACCACCACAACCATTCCACCGACACAAGTTAATCTTGTTGGATTGAGTGTTCAATGTCATTAACTAAttgataatatttctaataatagtagggtccttttaggttgccctcataacCTAATTAAGCAACAACGAATTACGACAAAtaagttattaatttattatgatttgataaattattttggaattaattaaataattttaatcAGTTAAATAAGTTGAATATCAATTTATTCATTAGTAATTAAATGGAATATTCTATAACATTCTAGATTATATAAAGAGATCAATTTTGTCTAATGATTAAAAGATATGAACTGATTCAAATAAGGATAATGATTACCATTGAAAATTCAAACCAAACTAGAGATTATAAATAAATTGCTAGGGGTCAAACCctaatattctttttttttttcaaacctgTCAGCCTCCCCTATCCCTACTTTCTTGTACGGAATATATAATCCTCTTGGGATTATTGAGATTTTCGAGTATAACCTCTCTCATAAAGTGTAACACTTGAAAtgggtatgtttccttttaaCCGTTCGTAATTTAAACAATTACATTTTGGTCCTTGAGACTAGTACGCGAGACGTACCGTAGTATACGCTTAGTGTACTAGTTGGTGTTGGTCGTGAGCGTTGCCCACATATGCTAGGTGTAATCTATCTAACTTGAAGCCCTAATTGTTAGGGTTTATGTAACACCCAGTTTTGAAAGTGTTTGATTGTGTCATCGGAGGCCAATGGTATAAGCGTAATCTGAtgattcggtcttttatgggtctcggGTTTTATTCGAAAGGTTTTAAGGCTTAGGGTGtagctaggagcatagggcttcttgccaccttttcgtggatataaagttcgttggaaacggacttagaacgaagaagttatagtaCTTTAAAGTTGTTGGAAGAATTGGTCCCTGAATGGAAAAGCTTGCATTTcatcccatgcatgcaaggtggcaGCCAggtgagtatgcccaacgtaagctgggttacgcccagcgtagtgctGGATAATGAAACGCGGGTGCTGaagacgtacgcccaacgtacatggattacgcccaacgtacatggattacgcccaacgtacgtctagAATCTCCAAAACCCAAATTTTTAGGGTTGGCTCACTATTTAAAGCACCTTAAGTCCAAGGGGGGTGCGCCTCCCTTTCATTCTCAgagccttaaaccctaatttcgagtgGTAGCTTCATCCAAGGGTGTTGTGAGCTTTGTGGGTGCATTTTGGGtggtttttggtgcatttcaagAAGATGTAACTTGTTGCAAAAATGTGAATCAAggaggagcttatagatctggctTTTGGGACTCATTCTCAGCTTGATGAAtgtataaagctttgaacttgatcattcatctcttagatctattATGATgggtttttggacctttttggtcctgAGGATGGAGCTTTATGGTTCAAATCCGATTCATAGGCTTGGAGTTGTCACTCTCAATGTTAAACGAGTCCataaggcagaaagttgccatcttgaaggtcttaatgggttaatgcATGAGTTAGGGTCCTTTTTATGAAAGTATAATGcaatttttggagtttgggtttgtttagggcatgcaaagtcaccaagtcagtgactttatggattaagacgttaggTAGAGATCATATATGTAATTTGGTCCCTTGGTTTGAAGCATTAAGCACTTACTAGGTTTTGTGCATCAGTcgtttgtatgttgggcgtacattgcAATACGTTGCGTGTACAACCCTTATgcccagtacgctaagcgtacagaagaggtacgttgggcgtacgctctCAGGAAGACTTGGGCCTTTGTGGACTTCAGACCTTTAGGCCCTAATGGTTTTGGGCCTGGATTTGCGTTTTGTTGGGTCTGAATGTATCTTGGGCCAATATTGGAatagttgggcctattgggccgtGTGGCCCAATATAGAAATGGACTTCACATTGTG is a window of Lactuca sativa cultivar Salinas chromosome 1, Lsat_Salinas_v11, whole genome shotgun sequence DNA encoding:
- the LOC111920189 gene encoding protein indeterminate-domain 16, with amino-acid sequence MKDDKMELQLLPTPHTRATLSRVPSWSSNSIRFQSNDMRCPSDVAGPSLDLQLSNSFQPAESETVGHTGSTEAPKWQADQIQSASTTEKAHIERIREMTQREMELAQAELLYARNMWERTQKEVERVEKLKAKATRYIDSTCKEITCQACRQIFRP